Proteins found in one Podarcis muralis chromosome 5, rPodMur119.hap1.1, whole genome shotgun sequence genomic segment:
- the DEPDC1 gene encoding DEP domain-containing protein 1A isoform X1, producing MEGRVVSPGPYRATKLWNEVTKYFRAEMPRRKHRQHFKKYGNCFTATEAIDWLHELLKNNSNFGPEVTRQQTIQLLRKFLKNHVIEDIKGRWGSENLDDNHNLFRFPSVSPVKILPRRYPLSESTDNISKQTEKTFKLPHFSRRTPKKFRECKENTENVKSEMMEEDRKNMCIRQITQADIDEVWRNTVVIHLQTILGMPSVNEVLHPAQIVPRYIIYNMTNTSKRGVVLLQDKSEDLPHWVLSAMKCLANWPRSNGTSQPMYMGFERDVFKTVADYFLSLPEPLLTFQYYELFVNILVLCGYIAVPNRSSGKSSARNDLTLSKTPPLNSFKSTECLLLSLLKTGEKDRAEASKTVSVKCTAEKGHDKTLQHDSLPCEHATVHELAGGSCQDLSRLKNEQAMPLKFKARCYSLEGIADTASGKCSQDGLKTLSETGVHIPFASNGDQLFHSARNPDCFLDLCSDLADPKQTCGFKRVSAASIPDQELSSGNHKSKQLCRSRSLRGNSSSSWCSAHAPVAEITVKPHPLGHLGQKTQSTTTLVTKIGNNPGNSNMAISKRLCKSATQLSENTLPPSTLMLTGTKMLQSHLERVAIEALQICCLLLPPANRRKLQLLMRMISRICENVDMPRLHDAVGTRSLMIQTFSRCILCCEEEVDLDELLAIRLVSFLMDHHQEILEVPIYLQVAVQEHLEILKTTQMECLGEELSTIFPTYSYCERITSQEFDAQKIFTSQAAVAELLESIIKDRKLSVKDKKKKLKQFQKEYPEIYRNRFPTTESEAILFEDRPTIKQPMLSLRKPKLRTLRS from the exons ATGGAGGGCCGGGTGGTGTCTCCGGGTCCCTACCGAGCCACCAAGCTA TGGAATGAAGTTACTAAATATTTTCGGGCAGAAATGCCACGAAGGAAACACAGGCAACACTTCAAAAAATATGGGAATTGTTTTACTGCAACAGAAGCAATCGACTGGCTTCATGAATTACTGAAGAATAACAGTAACTTTGGTCCAGAAGTTACTAGGCAGCAAACTATTCAGCTGTTAAGGAAATTTCTCAAAAATCATGTGATAGAGGATATAAAAGGAAGATGGGGCTCAGAGAATCTGGATGACAACCATAACTTGTTCAG GTTTCCTTCAGTTTCCCCAGTGAAAATTCTGCCACGTCGGTATCCGTTGAGTGAGAGCACAGATAATATTTCTAAACAGACAGAAAAGACATTTAAGTTACCACATTTCTCCAGAAGAACACCCAAAAAATTCCGGGAATGTAAG GAGAACACAGAAAATGTGAAAAGTGAAATGATGGAAGAGGACAGGAAAAATATGTGCATCAGACAAATAACCCAAGCGGACATAGATGAAGTTTGGAGAAACACGGTTGTGATACA tttgcaaactattttagGCATGCCATCAGTCAACGAAGTATTGCACCCTGCACAAATAGTTCCTCGGTACATAATATACAACATGACTAATACAAGTAAACGTGGCGTTGTTCTTCTGCAAGACAAATCAG aAGACCTCCCTCACTGGGTACTGTCAGCTATGAAGTGCTTGGCAAACT GGCCTAGAAGCAATGGCACGAGCCAGCCAATGTACATGGGCTTTGAACGAGATGTATTCAAAACAGTTGCTGACTATTTTCTTAGTCTTCCCGAACCTTTGCTTACATTTCAGTACTATGAGTTATTTGTGAATATACTGG TTTTGTGTGGCTACATCGCAGTTCCAAATAGATCCAGTGGGAAATCTAGTGCACGAAATGACTTGACTCTTTCAAAAACTCCACCCTTAAACTCTTTCAAGTCAACCGAATGCCTTCTGCTAAGTTTGCTCAAGACTGGCGAAAAGGACAGAGCTGAGGCTTCCAAAACAGTTTCTGTAAAGTGTACAGCTGAAAAGGGACATGATAAAACGTTGCAGCATGATAGTTTGCCTTGTGAACATGCCACCGTTCATGAACTAGCAGGTGGAAGTTGTCAGGACCTTTCAAGACTGAAAAATGAACAAGCTATGCCTCTCAAATTTAAGGCGAGGTGTTACTCTTTGGAGGGAATTGCAGATACCGCCTCAGGCAAGTGTAGTCAAGACGGACTAAAAACACTTTCTGAAACTGGAGTTCATATACCGTTCGCAAGTAATGGAGACCAGCTGTTTCACTCTGCACGTAATCCAGACTGTTTCTTGGATCTTTGTTCAGATCTCGCTGACCCAAAACAAACATGTGGCTTCAAGAGAGTTTCCGCAGCAAGTATTCCAGACCAAGAGCTATCTAGCGGTAACCACAAATCAAAGCAACTTTGCAGATCTCGTAGTTTACGTGGAAATAGCAGCTCTAGCTGGTGTAGTGCCCATGCTCCAGTTGCAGAGATCACGGTGAAACCACATCCTTTGGGCCATCTGGGCCAAAAAACCCAAAGCACCACTACACTGGTTACTAAAATAGGAAATAACCCTGGGAATTCTAATATGGCCATCAGTAAAAGACTCTGCAAAAGTGCAACACAACTTTCAGAAAACACGCTTCCCCCCAGCACCCTTATGTTGACTGGCACAA AGATGCTCCAATCTCATTTAGAAAGAGTTGCTATTGAAGCACTGCAGATCTGCTGCTTATTGCTTCCTCCAGCAAATCGCAGAAAACTTCAACTCTTGATGCGCATGATCTCTCGAATATGTGAAAATGTTGATATGCCACGACTTCATGATGCAGTGGGCACCAGGTCTTTG ATGATACAGACATTTTCTCGATGTATATTGTGTTGTGAAGAAGAAGTTGATCTTGATGAGTTGCTTGCCATAAGATTAGTTTCCTTTCTAATGGATCATCACCAAGAAATTCTGGAAGTCCCGATTTATTTACAAGTGGCCGTACAAGAACACTTAGAAATTTTAAAAACTACTCAG ATGGAGTGCCTAGGGGAAGAACTGAGCACCATTTTCCCAACTTACTCCTACTGCGAGAGGATAACTTCTCAGGAATTTGATGCACAAAAGATTTTCACCTCTCAGGCAGCAGTTGCTGAGCTTCTGGAAAGCATCATTAAGGACAGAAAATTAAGTGTgaaagacaagaagaagaagcttaaGCAG TTTCAGAAAGAGTATCCCGAGATCTATCGAAACAGATTTCCAACCACAGAAAGTGAAGCCATCCTGTTTGAAGACAGGCCCACAATTAAGCAGCCAATGCTCAGCCTGCGAAAGCCAAAGCTACGTACCCTGAGAAGTTAA
- the DEPDC1 gene encoding DEP domain-containing protein 1A isoform X2 translates to MEGRVVSPGPYRATKLWNEVTKYFRAEMPRRKHRQHFKKYGNCFTATEAIDWLHELLKNNSNFGPEVTRQQTIQLLRKFLKNHVIEDIKGRWGSENLDDNHNLFRFPSVSPVKILPRRYPLSESTDNISKQTEKTFKLPHFSRRTPKKFRECKENTENVKSEMMEEDRKNMCIRQITQADIDEVWRNTVVIHLQTILGMPSVNEVLHPAQIVPRYIIYNMTNTSKRGVVLLQDKSEDLPHWVLSAMKCLANWPRSNGTSQPMYMGFERDVFKTVADYFLSLPEPLLTFQYYELFVNILVLCGYIAVPNRSSGKSSARNDLTLSKTPPLNSFKSTECLLLSLLKTGEKDRAEASKTVSVKCTAEKGHDKTLQHDSLPCEHATVHELAGGSCQDLSRLKNEQAMPLKFKARCYSLEGIADTASGKCSQDGLKTLSETGVHIPFASNGDQLFHSARNPDCFLDLCSDLADPKQTCGFKRVSAASIPDQELSSGNHKSKQLCRSRSLRGNSSSSWCSAHAPVAEITVKPHPLGHLGQKTQSTTTLVTKIGNNPGNSNMAISKRLCKSATQLSENTLPPSTLMLTGTKMLQSHLERVAIEALQICCLLLPPANRRKLQLLMRMISRICENVDMPRLHDAVGTRSLMECLGEELSTIFPTYSYCERITSQEFDAQKIFTSQAAVAELLESIIKDRKLSVKDKKKKLKQFQKEYPEIYRNRFPTTESEAILFEDRPTIKQPMLSLRKPKLRTLRS, encoded by the exons ATGGAGGGCCGGGTGGTGTCTCCGGGTCCCTACCGAGCCACCAAGCTA TGGAATGAAGTTACTAAATATTTTCGGGCAGAAATGCCACGAAGGAAACACAGGCAACACTTCAAAAAATATGGGAATTGTTTTACTGCAACAGAAGCAATCGACTGGCTTCATGAATTACTGAAGAATAACAGTAACTTTGGTCCAGAAGTTACTAGGCAGCAAACTATTCAGCTGTTAAGGAAATTTCTCAAAAATCATGTGATAGAGGATATAAAAGGAAGATGGGGCTCAGAGAATCTGGATGACAACCATAACTTGTTCAG GTTTCCTTCAGTTTCCCCAGTGAAAATTCTGCCACGTCGGTATCCGTTGAGTGAGAGCACAGATAATATTTCTAAACAGACAGAAAAGACATTTAAGTTACCACATTTCTCCAGAAGAACACCCAAAAAATTCCGGGAATGTAAG GAGAACACAGAAAATGTGAAAAGTGAAATGATGGAAGAGGACAGGAAAAATATGTGCATCAGACAAATAACCCAAGCGGACATAGATGAAGTTTGGAGAAACACGGTTGTGATACA tttgcaaactattttagGCATGCCATCAGTCAACGAAGTATTGCACCCTGCACAAATAGTTCCTCGGTACATAATATACAACATGACTAATACAAGTAAACGTGGCGTTGTTCTTCTGCAAGACAAATCAG aAGACCTCCCTCACTGGGTACTGTCAGCTATGAAGTGCTTGGCAAACT GGCCTAGAAGCAATGGCACGAGCCAGCCAATGTACATGGGCTTTGAACGAGATGTATTCAAAACAGTTGCTGACTATTTTCTTAGTCTTCCCGAACCTTTGCTTACATTTCAGTACTATGAGTTATTTGTGAATATACTGG TTTTGTGTGGCTACATCGCAGTTCCAAATAGATCCAGTGGGAAATCTAGTGCACGAAATGACTTGACTCTTTCAAAAACTCCACCCTTAAACTCTTTCAAGTCAACCGAATGCCTTCTGCTAAGTTTGCTCAAGACTGGCGAAAAGGACAGAGCTGAGGCTTCCAAAACAGTTTCTGTAAAGTGTACAGCTGAAAAGGGACATGATAAAACGTTGCAGCATGATAGTTTGCCTTGTGAACATGCCACCGTTCATGAACTAGCAGGTGGAAGTTGTCAGGACCTTTCAAGACTGAAAAATGAACAAGCTATGCCTCTCAAATTTAAGGCGAGGTGTTACTCTTTGGAGGGAATTGCAGATACCGCCTCAGGCAAGTGTAGTCAAGACGGACTAAAAACACTTTCTGAAACTGGAGTTCATATACCGTTCGCAAGTAATGGAGACCAGCTGTTTCACTCTGCACGTAATCCAGACTGTTTCTTGGATCTTTGTTCAGATCTCGCTGACCCAAAACAAACATGTGGCTTCAAGAGAGTTTCCGCAGCAAGTATTCCAGACCAAGAGCTATCTAGCGGTAACCACAAATCAAAGCAACTTTGCAGATCTCGTAGTTTACGTGGAAATAGCAGCTCTAGCTGGTGTAGTGCCCATGCTCCAGTTGCAGAGATCACGGTGAAACCACATCCTTTGGGCCATCTGGGCCAAAAAACCCAAAGCACCACTACACTGGTTACTAAAATAGGAAATAACCCTGGGAATTCTAATATGGCCATCAGTAAAAGACTCTGCAAAAGTGCAACACAACTTTCAGAAAACACGCTTCCCCCCAGCACCCTTATGTTGACTGGCACAA AGATGCTCCAATCTCATTTAGAAAGAGTTGCTATTGAAGCACTGCAGATCTGCTGCTTATTGCTTCCTCCAGCAAATCGCAGAAAACTTCAACTCTTGATGCGCATGATCTCTCGAATATGTGAAAATGTTGATATGCCACGACTTCATGATGCAGTGGGCACCAGGTCTTTG ATGGAGTGCCTAGGGGAAGAACTGAGCACCATTTTCCCAACTTACTCCTACTGCGAGAGGATAACTTCTCAGGAATTTGATGCACAAAAGATTTTCACCTCTCAGGCAGCAGTTGCTGAGCTTCTGGAAAGCATCATTAAGGACAGAAAATTAAGTGTgaaagacaagaagaagaagcttaaGCAG TTTCAGAAAGAGTATCCCGAGATCTATCGAAACAGATTTCCAACCACAGAAAGTGAAGCCATCCTGTTTGAAGACAGGCCCACAATTAAGCAGCCAATGCTCAGCCTGCGAAAGCCAAAGCTACGTACCCTGAGAAGTTAA
- the DEPDC1 gene encoding DEP domain-containing protein 1A isoform X3, producing the protein MEGRVVSPGPYRATKLWNEVTKYFRAEMPRRKHRQHFKKYGNCFTATEAIDWLHELLKNNSNFGPEVTRQQTIQLLRKFLKNHVIEDIKGRWGSENLDDNHNLFRFPSVSPVKILPRRYPLSESTDNISKQTEKTFKLPHFSRRTPKKFRECKENTENVKSEMMEEDRKNMCIRQITQADIDEVWRNTVVIHLQTILGMPSVNEVLHPAQIVPRYIIYNMTNTSKRGVVLLQDKSEDLPHWVLSAMKCLANWPRSNGTSQPMYMGFERDVFKTVADYFLSLPEPLLTFQYYELFVNILEMLQSHLERVAIEALQICCLLLPPANRRKLQLLMRMISRICENVDMPRLHDAVGTRSLMIQTFSRCILCCEEEVDLDELLAIRLVSFLMDHHQEILEVPIYLQVAVQEHLEILKTTQMECLGEELSTIFPTYSYCERITSQEFDAQKIFTSQAAVAELLESIIKDRKLSVKDKKKKLKQFQKEYPEIYRNRFPTTESEAILFEDRPTIKQPMLSLRKPKLRTLRS; encoded by the exons ATGGAGGGCCGGGTGGTGTCTCCGGGTCCCTACCGAGCCACCAAGCTA TGGAATGAAGTTACTAAATATTTTCGGGCAGAAATGCCACGAAGGAAACACAGGCAACACTTCAAAAAATATGGGAATTGTTTTACTGCAACAGAAGCAATCGACTGGCTTCATGAATTACTGAAGAATAACAGTAACTTTGGTCCAGAAGTTACTAGGCAGCAAACTATTCAGCTGTTAAGGAAATTTCTCAAAAATCATGTGATAGAGGATATAAAAGGAAGATGGGGCTCAGAGAATCTGGATGACAACCATAACTTGTTCAG GTTTCCTTCAGTTTCCCCAGTGAAAATTCTGCCACGTCGGTATCCGTTGAGTGAGAGCACAGATAATATTTCTAAACAGACAGAAAAGACATTTAAGTTACCACATTTCTCCAGAAGAACACCCAAAAAATTCCGGGAATGTAAG GAGAACACAGAAAATGTGAAAAGTGAAATGATGGAAGAGGACAGGAAAAATATGTGCATCAGACAAATAACCCAAGCGGACATAGATGAAGTTTGGAGAAACACGGTTGTGATACA tttgcaaactattttagGCATGCCATCAGTCAACGAAGTATTGCACCCTGCACAAATAGTTCCTCGGTACATAATATACAACATGACTAATACAAGTAAACGTGGCGTTGTTCTTCTGCAAGACAAATCAG aAGACCTCCCTCACTGGGTACTGTCAGCTATGAAGTGCTTGGCAAACT GGCCTAGAAGCAATGGCACGAGCCAGCCAATGTACATGGGCTTTGAACGAGATGTATTCAAAACAGTTGCTGACTATTTTCTTAGTCTTCCCGAACCTTTGCTTACATTTCAGTACTATGAGTTATTTGTGAATATACTGG AGATGCTCCAATCTCATTTAGAAAGAGTTGCTATTGAAGCACTGCAGATCTGCTGCTTATTGCTTCCTCCAGCAAATCGCAGAAAACTTCAACTCTTGATGCGCATGATCTCTCGAATATGTGAAAATGTTGATATGCCACGACTTCATGATGCAGTGGGCACCAGGTCTTTG ATGATACAGACATTTTCTCGATGTATATTGTGTTGTGAAGAAGAAGTTGATCTTGATGAGTTGCTTGCCATAAGATTAGTTTCCTTTCTAATGGATCATCACCAAGAAATTCTGGAAGTCCCGATTTATTTACAAGTGGCCGTACAAGAACACTTAGAAATTTTAAAAACTACTCAG ATGGAGTGCCTAGGGGAAGAACTGAGCACCATTTTCCCAACTTACTCCTACTGCGAGAGGATAACTTCTCAGGAATTTGATGCACAAAAGATTTTCACCTCTCAGGCAGCAGTTGCTGAGCTTCTGGAAAGCATCATTAAGGACAGAAAATTAAGTGTgaaagacaagaagaagaagcttaaGCAG TTTCAGAAAGAGTATCCCGAGATCTATCGAAACAGATTTCCAACCACAGAAAGTGAAGCCATCCTGTTTGAAGACAGGCCCACAATTAAGCAGCCAATGCTCAGCCTGCGAAAGCCAAAGCTACGTACCCTGAGAAGTTAA